In Streptomyces sp. 71268, the DNA window CGATCTGGAGCACCGCGCCGGCGGCGGTCAGCGTGCCGACCAGTCGTACGGAGGGGTTCTGCATGCGGCCGGCGAGCACGGCGCCGGCGATGCCGCCCACGGCCAGCACCGTGGAGACCGTGCCGAAGTCGGCGGCGCTGCCGTGCAGCGCGCCGGTGACCAGCACCGCGAGCGTCAGCCCGTAGTTGCGGCCGAAGATGGCGCCCAGGCCCGTGATGACGGCCAGCGCCACCAGGCGCGGCCTGCGCAGGAAGAAGGACAGCCCCTCGCGGGCGGTCATCCGCGCCGCGGCGCTCTCCTTGGCCGCCTGGTCCACGGACGCCGTCCGGTCGGAGGCGGTGTCCGGCTCCGCCGGCTCGGGCGGCGCGAAGCGCAGGAAGGGGATGACGGCGGCGACGAAGAGGAACGACAGCCCGTTGGTGACGTAGGCCGCGGCGGTGCCGAACACCCCGATGGCCACGCCGGCCGCCGCCGTGCCGACGAGGCGGCCGACGCTGTGCACGACCGAGCCGAGGGCGATGGCGGACGGCACGTCCTTCCTGGCCACCAGGTCGTTGCCGAGCAGGGCGGTCGCCGGGCCGTCGATCGTGGCGACCAGACCGGTGACGACCGCGAGGGCCATCAGCAGCCCCACGTTGAGCTGGTCGCAGGCGACCAGTACGGCGGTGGTGAAGGCCACGGCGCCAAGCACGGCCTGGCTGACGGCGGCGGTCATCCTCCGGGGCCAGCGGTCGACCGCCGCGCCGCCGAACACGCCGAGCAGCAGCCCGGGCCCGGCCTGCGCGGAGAGCGAGAGGCCGGTCGCCGCGGCGGAGCCGGTGACCTGGAGCACGAGCAGGTTCTGCACGGTGAGCTGCATCCAGGTGCCCGCGTTGGACACCAGGTTGGCCAGCGACCACCAGCGCATGCTCGGGTAGCGCAGGCAGCGCCAGGGCGAGCGCTCGGGCGCCGCGCCCCGGTCGCCACGGCCCAGCGCGCCCCGGCGCCCGAGGCGGGCGCGGGCGCGCTCCGTACGGGAGGGGGCGTGCGCGGGGGCGGGCGTGGCGTCGGGGTCGGCGACGGCGCGGGCCGTGCCGCGGGGGTCGTCAAGGCTCGCGTCGGGCGCCGGGGCGGGCGCGGGCACGCGGGCGAGAGCGGAGACAGAGAGGGACACGTCGGCACGTTTCGTGAAGAGCCCAGCAGGCTCGGAGAACGGACTCGGGTGACGGGGCCCGCCGTGCGGTCGTGGCCGCGGCGGCCGGGCTGCTGCTGTGCGTGGGACGGAATCGATCGGTCCACCGCGCTCAGCGAGGGCCCCACTGTCACAGACGACGGCGGCCCGCCGCTGTGACCCGGACCTCCCTCTCGCCGGCGCAGGGGCCGGTACCCCCGCGTTTCCGGGGACTGAACGGGTGCGTGCCCTTGGTCACAAGGCCCGTCGGGGTGGTTGCGACCGCCCGCACGAGGCCCCGCCGACCAGCCCCGCGACCCACGGCACGCGGCACCTGACGCGGCGCCGCGTGCGTCCGGGCGTACGGGCGTACGCACGGCGGTACGGGGTGGCGTACGACCCGCCTACGCACCGTTATCCCCGTGAGACGCATCGCGACTCACCCGCTTGGCCCGCGTGAACCGTGTGGGGCGGGTACTCCGGCAGGCATGAAGGCACTCGTGATCAACTGCACCCTCAAACCGACCCCCGCCCCCTCCAACACCGAGGCGCTGGCCGCCGTGGTGGTGGCGGAGTGCGCTCGCCGAGGGGTGCCGTCCGAGGTCGTACGGGCGGTCGACCTCCAGCTCACCCCCGGCGTCGAGCGGGACATGGGCGGCGACGACCAGTGGCCGACCGTGCACGAGCACATCCTCGCCTCGGAGATCCTCATCATCGCGTCGCCCACCTGGCTCGGGCGGCCCTCGTCGGTGGCGCAGCGGGTCCTGGAGCGGATGGACTCGATGCTCAGCGAGACCGACGACGCCGGCAGGCCGGTGGCGTTCAACCGGGTCGCGGGCGTCGTGGTGACGGGCAACGAGGACGGCGCGCACCACGTGATCAGCGAGATCAGCGGGGCGCTGGTGGACATCGGGTTCACGGTGCCCGGCCAGTCGTGGACGTACTGGCACCTCGGGCCCGGGCCCGGGCCCGACTTCCTGGACGACGAGCGTGGGCACGACTGGGCGCGGTCGACCGGCAAGGCCATGGCCGCGAACCTGATCGGAGTAGCGGAGGCGCTCAGCGTCCGGCCGCTCGGCCCGCCGCCTTCCTGAGCGCCGGCCGGCCGCCGTCCCGGCTCCGCGCGCCGCCGGCGCGGCCCGCCGCGTGCCGCTCGGACCGGGGTGGGGCGATCCGGCAGTGTCGCGCGACACATCCACTCATGTCAGTCTGAAAGCTGTTTAGGCCCGTTTGTTGGGGTTTTTCGCCTCGCGCGACGACACCCTCAGCATGCACGAGCACCATGCCCGGGCCGGCCGTCACCCCCGCGACCGGCCAATCCGCCCGGCACCGAAGGAGGGCACATGAACACCTCTGTCGCACCCCGCTGGCGCCACGCCGTCGTCACCGGAGGCGCCGGCTTCGTCGGCTCTCACCTGTGCGCCGCGCTCCTTGACCAGGGCACGGAGGTCACCTGCATCGACGACCTCAGCACCGGGGCGCGGCAGAACATAGCGCCCTTCCTCGGCAGCCAGCGGTTCACCTTCCAACGCGCCAACGCCTGCCGGCCATTGGAGGTCGACCGGCCGGTGGACCTCGTCCTGCACTTCGCCTCCCCCGCCTCCCCCGCGGACTACCTGCGGCTGCCCGTCCACACGCTGGAGACCGGCAGCCTGGGCACGCGCAACGCGCTCGCCCTGGCCCGCGACCACCAGGCGCGCTTCGTGCTGGCCTCCACCTCGGAGGTCTACGGGGACCCGCAGCGCCACCCGCAGAGCGAGGACTACTGGGGCAACGTCAACCCGGTGGGCCCACGCAGCGTCTACGACGAGGCCAAGCGCTTCGGTGAGGCGCTGACCACCGCCGAGGCGGGGGTGAACGGCGTCGACACCGGCATCGTGCGGCTGTTCAACACCTACGGCCCGCGCATGCGCGGGTACGACGGCCGGGCCGTGCCCACCTTCATCCGGCAGGCGCTGGCCGGCGAGCCGCTCACGGTCACCGGGGACGGCCGGCAGACGCGTTCGCTGTGCTACGTGGACGACACCGTGCGCGGCATCCTCGCCGCCGCCGCGTCCGACCTGCGCGGCCCGGTCAACCTCGGCAACCCGGTCGAGATCACGATGCTCGAACTCGCGCACCTGGTCGTTGAGTTGGCCGAGTCCCGGTCCACCGTCCGGTTCATCGAACGGCCCACCGACGACCCGGCCGTGCGCTGCCCCGACATCACGTTGGCCCGCGGCAAGCTCCAGTGGGAGCCGCGCGTCACCGCGCACGAGGGCCTGCGCCGCACCATCGGCTGGTTCCGCCAGCGGCTCGCCGCCTGACCGGCCTGCCGGCCACCGCCCCGGCCGTTGCCCCCCCCGCCGACCCGGCGACACCGTCGCCTTCGCCGAAAGGCCCCCGGTCCTATGCGCGTTCTGGGAATCAACGCCCTCTTCCACGACCCCGCAGCAGCCCTCGTGATCGACGGTCACACCGTCGCCGCCGCCGAGGAGGAACGCTTCTCGCGCCGCAAGCACGGCAAGCGCCCGGTGCCGTTCGCGGCCTGGGAGATGCCCGAGCACGCCGCGCGGTGGTGCCTGGCCCAGGCCGGGCTGCGGCCCCAGGACCTGGACGCGGTCGCGTACTCCTTCGATCCCACCCTGGCCCGCCCCGCCGACACCATGGGCCTCGACGACCCGTGGGACCACCTGCGGCTCGCCTACGCGCGGGAGGCGCCGGGCTTCCTGAACTCCGCGCTGCCCGGACTCGACCCGGACATCGTGCGCTTCGTCCCGCACCACATGGCGCACGCCGCCTCCAGCGCCTTCGGCGCCCCGGGCGCCGACTCCTCCTCCGTGCTCGTGCTCGACGGCCGTGGCGAGCGCACCTCGCACCTGGCGGCCCGCCGCGTCGGCGCGCACCTGGAGCCGCTGTACGGGCAGGAGTTGCCGCACTCGCTGGGCCTGGTCTACGAGGAGCTGACCGAACACCTGGGGTTCCTGCGCTCGTCGGACGAGTTCAAGGTGATGGCGCTCGCCTCACATGGCCGCCCGCGCGTGCTCGGTGAGCTGCGCCGGTACGTGCACGCCACCGGGGACGGCGGGTTCCGCGCGGCGGGCGTGCCCTGGCACGAGCTGTGTCCGCCGCGCCGGCCGGACGAGGCGTGGACCCAGGACCATGCCGACGTGGCCGCCAGCGCCCAGGCGTGCCTGGAGGAGACGCTGCTCGACCTCGCGCGCTGGCTGCACGGGCACACCCACGACGAGGTGTTGACGCTGGCCGGTGGCGTGGCCCTGAACTGCGTCGCCAACTCCCGGATCGCCCGCGAGGGCCCGTTCGACGCGGTGTGGGTACAGCCGGCCGCCGGCGACGCGGGCACCGCGCTGGGCGGCGCGCTGCTGCTCAGCGCCGAACGGGGTTCCGCCCCGGACCCGATGCCCGGCGCGGCGCTCGGCCGAGGCTGGTCGGACGCCGAACTGGAGGCCCGGCTCAAGACGGCGGCCGTGCCCTACGAGCGCCCCGACGACGTCGCGGAAACGGTGGCCGAGGCGTTGGCCGACAACGCCGTCGTGGCCTGGTTCCAGGGGCGTTCCGAGTACGGCCCGCGGGCGCTCGGGCACCGCTCGCTGCTGGCCCACCCGGGGCACGCCGGGAACCTGGAGCGGCTCAACGACGTGAAGGGGCGCGAGCAGTTCAGGCCGGTGGCGCCGATGGTGCTCGCCGAGCGGGCGCCCGACCTCTTCGACGGGCCGTTGCCCAGCCCGTACATGCTCTTCGTGCACGACGTGGCGCCGGAGTGGCGCGAGCGGATTCCGGCCGTGGTGCACGTGGACGGTACCGCCCGCATCCAGACCGTCGACGCGACCACCGAACCGCTGGTGGCCCGGATGCTGGCCGCCTTCGAGCGGCGCACGGGACTGCCCGTGGTCGTCAACACCAGCCTCAACACGGCCGGCCGGCCCATGGTCGACGACCCGCGCGACGCGCTGGAGTGCTTCGGCTCCGCGCCCGTCGACCTGCTGGCCATCGGGCCGTTCGTGGTGCGCCGCGGGGACTTCTTCGCGGCGCGGCGCGACGAGGCGGCGGCCTCGGCCGGGCAGAGCTCGTACCGCCAGGGCTCCTACGAGCCGACCGCCGGCGCCGACGACGCCGCGGCGCTGGCCGACGACGCCGCGCCACCCGACTGGGCCGCCCACGGGCCCGCCCGCTATCCCACCCCCGACCACCAGGGAGGCAGCCGATGAGCGGCGCCGACGCGACGCCGCCGTACGCGGTCGTCATCCCGACGCTGGGCCGGCCCAGCCTGACGGCCTGCCTGCGGGCGCTGGCCGACGCGGGCGAACCCGGGCCGAGCCGGATCGTGCTGGTCGACGACCGGCCGCCGGAGCTGTGTACGGCGCTGCCGGTGGCGGTGCCCGACGTGCTGCGCGACCGGGTCGAGATCGCGTTCGGCTGCGCGGGCGGGCCCGCCGCGGCGCGCAACATCGGCTGGCGTGCCGCCCGCGAGCCGTGGGTGGTCTTCCTCGACGACGACGTCATCCCCTCCCCCGGTTGGGCCACCGCGCTCGCCGCCGACCTGGCCGCCGCGACGCCCGGCACGGCCGCCGTCACCGCCCGGATCGCCGTGCCACTGCCCGCCGACCGCCGGCCGACGGACTGGGAGCGCGGCACCGCCGGCCTGGCCACGGCGCGTTGGATCACCGCCGACATGGCCTGCCGCACCGCCGCGCTGCGGGCGGTGGACGGCTTCGACGAGCGGTTCCGGCGTGCCTTTCGCGAGGACGCCGACCTGGCGCTACGGATGGTTTCGGCCGGCTGGGAGATCGCGAGCGGCCGTCGCACGACCACCCATCCGGTGCGGCCCGCCGACCGTCTGGTGTCGCTGCGCGCGCAGGCCGGCAACGCCGACGACGTGCTGATGACCCGGCTGCACGGCCGCTCCTGGTGGCGGCGGGCCGACGCGCCGCGCGGCAGGCGCCCCGCGCACCTGGCGGTGACCGGCGCCGCGCTGGCCTCGGTGGCCTGCGCGCTGGCCGGCCGCCGCCGGGCCGCCGCCGGCTGGGCCGCGCTGTGGGGCCTTGGCACCACCGAGTTCGCCTGGGCCCGTATCGCGCCCGGGCCGCGCACCGGGGCCGAGGTCGCCACGATGGCGCTGACCAGCCCGCTGATCCCGCCGCTGGCCAGCTACCACTGGCTGCGCGGCCTCGTGCGCCACCGCGCGGCGCGCCCGCTGCCGCCCGGACGCCCGCCCACCGCCGCGCGCCAGCCGGTCCGGCCGCGCGCCGAGCGGGTGTAGCCGATGGGCATCCACACCAGTAACCCGCACGCGCCGCCTCCCCCCTGGCCCGTGCCCGAAGGCGCTCCCGACGGGCCGTGGATCACCCCGCGCGCCGGCGTGCCGCCCACCCACGTGCCGCGCGACGCGGACGACACCGGGCTGCCGCAGGCGGTGCTCTTCGACCGGGACGGGACGCTGGTCGTCGACGTGCCG includes these proteins:
- a CDS encoding glycosyltransferase, with the protein product MSGADATPPYAVVIPTLGRPSLTACLRALADAGEPGPSRIVLVDDRPPELCTALPVAVPDVLRDRVEIAFGCAGGPAAARNIGWRAAREPWVVFLDDDVIPSPGWATALAADLAAATPGTAAVTARIAVPLPADRRPTDWERGTAGLATARWITADMACRTAALRAVDGFDERFRRAFREDADLALRMVSAGWEIASGRRTTTHPVRPADRLVSLRAQAGNADDVLMTRLHGRSWWRRADAPRGRRPAHLAVTGAALASVACALAGRRRAAAGWAALWGLGTTEFAWARIAPGPRTGAEVATMALTSPLIPPLASYHWLRGLVRHRAARPLPPGRPPTAARQPVRPRAERV
- a CDS encoding MFS transporter; this translates as MRWWSLANLVSNAGTWMQLTVQNLLVLQVTGSAAATGLSLSAQAGPGLLLGVFGGAAVDRWPRRMTAAVSQAVLGAVAFTTAVLVACDQLNVGLLMALAVVTGLVATIDGPATALLGNDLVARKDVPSAIALGSVVHSVGRLVGTAAAGVAIGVFGTAAAYVTNGLSFLFVAAVIPFLRFAPPEPAEPDTASDRTASVDQAAKESAAARMTAREGLSFFLRRPRLVALAVITGLGAIFGRNYGLTLAVLVTGALHGSAADFGTVSTVLAVGGIAGAVLAGRMQNPSVRLVGTLTAAGAVLQIAAGFSPSLFLLLLLVLPMAMVESVSDTAGTTVLQTDPPPYMRGRVLGVWRSASTGWGLVGPPLLGLLMEFAGARGALVVGGLLVAGAVGAGTLLRSRLLTTWEAGRLAPRPSVGSQAALGQAA
- a CDS encoding NAD(P)H-dependent oxidoreductase, with the translated sequence MKALVINCTLKPTPAPSNTEALAAVVVAECARRGVPSEVVRAVDLQLTPGVERDMGGDDQWPTVHEHILASEILIIASPTWLGRPSSVAQRVLERMDSMLSETDDAGRPVAFNRVAGVVVTGNEDGAHHVISEISGALVDIGFTVPGQSWTYWHLGPGPGPDFLDDERGHDWARSTGKAMAANLIGVAEALSVRPLGPPPS
- a CDS encoding NAD-dependent epimerase/dehydratase family protein, yielding MNTSVAPRWRHAVVTGGAGFVGSHLCAALLDQGTEVTCIDDLSTGARQNIAPFLGSQRFTFQRANACRPLEVDRPVDLVLHFASPASPADYLRLPVHTLETGSLGTRNALALARDHQARFVLASTSEVYGDPQRHPQSEDYWGNVNPVGPRSVYDEAKRFGEALTTAEAGVNGVDTGIVRLFNTYGPRMRGYDGRAVPTFIRQALAGEPLTVTGDGRQTRSLCYVDDTVRGILAAAASDLRGPVNLGNPVEITMLELAHLVVELAESRSTVRFIERPTDDPAVRCPDITLARGKLQWEPRVTAHEGLRRTIGWFRQRLAA
- a CDS encoding carbamoyltransferase C-terminal domain-containing protein, with the protein product MRVLGINALFHDPAAALVIDGHTVAAAEEERFSRRKHGKRPVPFAAWEMPEHAARWCLAQAGLRPQDLDAVAYSFDPTLARPADTMGLDDPWDHLRLAYAREAPGFLNSALPGLDPDIVRFVPHHMAHAASSAFGAPGADSSSVLVLDGRGERTSHLAARRVGAHLEPLYGQELPHSLGLVYEELTEHLGFLRSSDEFKVMALASHGRPRVLGELRRYVHATGDGGFRAAGVPWHELCPPRRPDEAWTQDHADVAASAQACLEETLLDLARWLHGHTHDEVLTLAGGVALNCVANSRIAREGPFDAVWVQPAAGDAGTALGGALLLSAERGSAPDPMPGAALGRGWSDAELEARLKTAAVPYERPDDVAETVAEALADNAVVAWFQGRSEYGPRALGHRSLLAHPGHAGNLERLNDVKGREQFRPVAPMVLAERAPDLFDGPLPSPYMLFVHDVAPEWRERIPAVVHVDGTARIQTVDATTEPLVARMLAAFERRTGLPVVVNTSLNTAGRPMVDDPRDALECFGSAPVDLLAIGPFVVRRGDFFAARRDEAAASAGQSSYRQGSYEPTAGADDAAALADDAAPPDWAAHGPARYPTPDHQGGSR